AACTCCATCAATATATCAATACATAAGGCCAACCGtagaattttagagtttattTTTGCTAAGAAATTTGGATGAAGTTACCCATATTGATATGAACCTTTTCTCCGTTTGAATATGGGGTTTTGAAACCAAATTTTGTAGGACTAGGGAATAAATGGAATGCTTATGGACAAGCTCACTATGAATTCCAAATTTTGGATCCGGATTCGGGTCTAAGCCTACATAATGGATTCTTCTTCGACAATAGGCCCAAGTTATGCATTGTGAGGTTTTGGGTTTGGCAAAAGCACATTCCAATCTCCAAAGtgcagtctcaaattcaatatttttTGTTGAGTTGGGAGGGGAAGGTAAAGACTAAAGAGTGGTTGATATGGCATAATCACAATCATTTATTAGGAAGAAGTGTTAACagtcatgtatatattagtggaTGAAAATCAGAATTTGAGCCACTCAGACCCATCTATGAAGGTAAGGGAAATAAAAGGCTTTGCTTCTTCATCAGTAAGTTCCCTAGACCATGATACCCTCCCTGCGTACTGAGCCCCAGGTCCTGTGCACTTGTATTGCCCATAAAACACAGTCCTGCACGAAAACACAGACCTAAATTAACAAACCATATCATCATTGCAAAATGCTTCATGCGCATGGTCACTAAGGCCAAAGTGAAACTGCCAAAGCAAAACCAGAACTGGTTGAGGTAGGAGGAGGAGTAGGTAGGTGGCTTATATATGCAACAGTGCAGCACCAGGCTTATATGTATATGCTGCCGTGgctattcttttttttttttttgaaggggCTATTCTTATTATATGCCAAGAGGAATGAGGTAATGTACGAGTGGGTAGATGCGGGGTTTTTCTATGTATGCACTTCTGGTATGTGGTGCACTACACGTAGGTATTGAAAAAGTGGAAGTGGAAGTGCTAGTCTGCTAGCTAGATGACATACAGACATGGTTTTAGGTCGTCTTTGTGAACCGCCCATTCTGTCTTCCAAAGGCCGAAAGTGCTCTCCGCATGCTTGTATGGAGTTTAGGGTGTAACGAGAAACTAGGGGCAAGATTTCGATTAAATGCCTCCAAGTCTATATGCATTTCGAATATAAACAAATGCAATGCATAACAAgatagggagagagagagaggtacaTACATTTCACGATTAGGGTCACCCCAGTTGTACCATCCTTTGGGCATGATAATGTTGTCCATATAAGTGTAGGCAAAGACAACCCTAGAGAAGGGTCCCCAAGCCCTTCCAAGATAGAGAGCTCCTGAACCCGTGACCTTACAGTTGACGAACGAGAACCCCGTCTCCTCCAGTAAACTACTCCTCCCTTGCGCCGTTAATGCCCCTGTGTTTGTTGCTATTGCATGCACGTGACATCCCTGCACCGCATACATTTCGCACGCTTTCATGTGAGTAACGGGGCTCTTCTGATCGAGACCGGAAGCACAAGGGTTAATACGACACGATACAAGACACCGATCCATAAAGAACATGCGTAGGCATATGCATGGACTTGACCTCACTTCATTGTCGACTAACATAGTTAATATTCCAAATGGCTTGCCCGAATGAGACGACGTTTACTGGTGTATATGACATATTGTTGCTTGTCGACTCTAGTTCAGAAGTTCTAATGTCCATGTATAACACGAAAACTAAACCTTCTAAACTTCATAATCTTAACATTGACTACATATCGAGCAACAAATACACTACTAAACGTTAATTTGTACGTTAAAGTTACGATACCGAAAACGATGATCAGTAGTTCACGAAACAATTCGAAATCTTTTGAAACAATCTTCATTAGAAGGTGAAAAGTAGTTTATATTACCTCAAAGAGGGAGAGACCATTTCCGAAGATGAAATCCACAGAGCCTTCAATGTAACAATCTTTGTAATAATGCCTCCCTAAATGGTCGTACAATGTGTCCTGTGCTCCCAAGAACCTACACCCCAAGAAGGCTGCTGTATCTGCGGATATTCTAAATGCCACTGCCTGTTTTCCGATTGCTCCCGGAGCCGGCACCGGCGTAGTGTTCTGCAAATTTTATCACACAATTACACCGGTGATCGGATACTTAATTGACAGCGATGAGTTTCATAATGCTCATTACGTACCTTGAAAGTAATGTTCCTGGCAATGAAATAAGGTGAATTCACAGCAAAAGTTGCAGAATTGAACGTCCCCATCGGTTGCTTTTTCGGACCTGAAGGTGTTTGAGCTGTGTCTCCCCATTGAACTATTGTCTCATCCGCCCCTGCTCCTTCTATGGTTATAAACGACTTCAATGGTGGTATATTCACCTTTTCCCTGCAAGACCAAGTTTACCATTTCACGACTTGATCAATTACTGCCAAGTTACatacaagaaatgaaagatcATACATTTTTGTCATGCAACAGATATTGAAAGAGTTAAAAAGACAGAGACCAACACCAACTTCGATCCACAGGGAAAAAGACACGAGACATTACTTACGTGTAGACACCTGCATGGACCTTGATGACGACTCTAACGAGATTGACGAACGGAAGAGAATCAATGGCTTCCTGAATCTTTGTGAAGTCTCCCTTGGAAGGGTTCTTATCTACAGTGAGTGTGTAAGAAGGGAAGAGCTTGTTCTTCGCGTTCTTATAAACCGAGTGTTTGAGGCTCCCGACAAACTTAACCCACTTCATGAATTGTTGCTCCGAGAATTGGGCTCGGGTCATGTTCTGGCCCAGGCGTACTTTTCCGGCAGAGTTTCCCGGCCGAATTCCTTTGGTGTGACATAATGTCTGTGTTATGTTTaggacaagaagaagaagagtaacATAGAAAATGCTTTGGAATAACCTTGGCATTTCtatgaaagagaaagagaatgaGAACAAGAGGATGTTATTAGTTTGGAAATTCCAGGCTATGTAATAGAAAATGATTTGCTCTAACTCTGTGTTTGGGTTTATATACAAGTTTTTTGGTGGGTTTGGTTTAGGTGGAAAGTGAACTGGTGGTGCTGAAATGGAGAATCAAAGAAATCACGGGTGGCTTTCTTCTTCATGTGAGAGTAGAAACCAAACAATCTAAACCACAAAGGGACGACAGGTAGAGCATTTGTATGCTTATAAAAAAATCGTCCTCGCTAAAATTGTTGTGGTTTGCACTTTTTTTGTTGGGGTTTGTTTGGTGGTGCTCGTGAAGTGTCTCTCTTTCTGTTTGTGTCTGCGAGTATATTCTTCCAGGGATGATCATGATCAATAATGGGGCTGCTCCTAAAACATTAGTATAATGCATTTGAGTTATAAACCTactttgtaataatcggttacagATTCAGCGCCATTAGGTTGATTACGAGATGTTCTGTATGATTCGGAAGTATTGAAACTCTGGAAATGTGAAGCTTTCCACAACTTAGTTACTCATGGAATGTGATCCTGGTTGGATTGATCAGTGGTGATGAAAATGAAGTAGTTGGTGCAGCTGAGAGGATAGTTTTTAGGTCCACTTTGGAGAAGATGACAGATCCAGTGACTTAACCACGTTAAAGAGCTTGTGTTCTGTGGAGAATTTTGGTGATGCAGAAGTGTAGGAACCAGATATGAACACGGGGTGGAAGAAACCAGAATAAGAACTAGCATCCTGCCATGGAACAATCACATCTCCACGTCCATCTATTTTCTGGTGCCGTGTAGTGTGTAGTGTGCTACTTCCACTACCAGTTTGCTCCTTCATTGGGTTTGAAATAATTGCTTGTGAAGATATAATGCTAGAATGTGCATCATAGGAGTAATACGCtgaaaattcatatctaatttaCAATGAGTTcctgatattattaagttggtcattgtccaattttattagacgagactgaaaacgaaagggttcgAAAGATTAATTGTTCAgaaacgttcaatttgacgagtctaagagttgactcTTGACTCATTGGGTTTCTTAGAAAACTTCTTATATGAAaatcgtagagctcgtcgatacgaattcgtggacacgcgaCACGCTTAAATTGGAGTTCATATAAAGAAGTTACAAATCAAAatgtatttggacatttttggaaaatagtataaatagaggaattaaagagaaaaaatggagaaaaatcagaaattcggatcggATACCGTTCATACCAGAAAATCCCAGATTTTTCCCTCTCCGAGTGGCTGACTTTGGGCCGCCGaatctccgccgtccggccaccatagagcggcgcaccagtcacgtttgaaaggttgttgcGTCCCTTGTCGATTGGTGGTAGCGTCACCTgccatctcgccgccgtttgGTAGCGGTGAAGACTGGAAGTTCTGCCGAAAATgcatatttcgccgaacttcaactcgttAGATCTCTCTCCTCCGGCAAACAATCGGTAAGattcttatcttattttgaaggtctcattTCATACTACAAACTTTCCAAAAGATTTATCCCAAATCATTGTGTgataggagaatcgaagaaatgAAATCCTAGGTTTTAAATTGAGGCTTTtcgtttttgttaaattgaagtgtttatacttaaaattagactttgtggtaaattaggaagttgttaggaatgtcatttagattatggtggtgaaatttggtggtcattggtggctGTCAGTGAACAGTGGCGCCACATGAATAGTATTATGAACAGTTACGCGTTGAACAAGCGTTTGTAAACAATAAATGCGAACAGTGTTTTGTAAAACAATAAgtatgaacagtgtttagaAAACAGTAACTTTGAACAGTGTTTATTAAAACATTAAACCGTGaataatgttttatgaacaacaattagctgtactgaaatcgtcacctgatattttacgtatcattttctaagcattttatcatgctattaggtgaccgacgaaacgagtgaggaaattactttcagtgtcgtggaagttgcacgcatgaaataaggtgagtaaacctcaaaatgatcatcatgatcgaagtagtattataattattgaatttagtttgagttgtcaccatagtcgttgcattactagtttataaaaattactttaaaaatatgttttggtttaaattacataaacttGATCGTTAACGGTTTATAgataagtgaaacgctattttaataaatgattttgaaaaagtttttgtgattatggactatggtgaatgtgagtaaatctcactatgacaagcctacccttggtggtgactcatatttacgttttcttaaaaatatcgaactatgacatgcatataatatagtgggttgtgtatgtgtataaaatggtaaatacgatacatatgtgagttgctatattatatattgttacgttcttatttacaaatgaattatactgtggcaactgtttttattttattgagcaagagtcgtttgttgtagtacaataacatgggttgattgttattgtacgtggttttaacattgagttttgttaaaacgttttctgtcttcggacgtgtgttaTGTCTTCAGACATGTTtttcggaacctagccttagccggacgaaagttacgatGCAGTTAatgctctagtctgtctgccggtgtactgcatgagaggtaacagataggttaccagcttatgagtacccatatttttgggatatttgggtaacaaatgggttgcccaatgcccgacggtgtactacatgaggggtaacagatgagtacccgtattataaatagGTTGTCTGATTTCTCATGATCACTTACTTATATTTtaagatattattggacaaccagatgggctgtcctgtgactcatgagtacatttataattgaatgttttcagtatttactTTTGTATTTCTATGCGTGATACTGTTTTTAACTCAtatgagctgcaaagcttaccgggtttgtgtttacaatcccggtgcacctatttaatgatgtaggggataattctgcatgtgtggattagcagaagtAGAGGGCTTtctctgaagattgtcgaagatt
This genomic interval from Argentina anserina chromosome 1, drPotAnse1.1, whole genome shotgun sequence contains the following:
- the LOC126793199 gene encoding LOW QUALITY PROTEIN: probable pectinesterase 53 (The sequence of the model RefSeq protein was modified relative to this genomic sequence to represent the inferred CDS: deleted 2 bases in 1 codon; substituted 2 bases at 2 genomic stop codons), with protein sequence MPRLFQSIFYVTLLLLVLNITQTLCHTKGIRPGNSAGKVRLGQNMTRAQFSEQQFMKWVKFVGSLKHSVYKNAKNKLFPSYTLTVDKNPSKGDFTKIQEAIDSLPFVNLVRVVIKVHAGVYTEKVNIPPLKSFITIEGAGADETIVQWGDTAQTPSGPKKQPMGTFNSATFAVNSPYFIARNITFKVRNEHYNSSLSIKYPITGVIVXXNLQNTTPVPAPGAIGKQAVAFRISADTAAFLGCRFLGAQDTLYDHLGRHYYKDCYIEGSVDFIFGNGLSLFEGCHVHAIATNTGALTAQGRSSLLEETGFSFVNCKVTGSGALYLGRAWGPFSRVVFAYTYMDNIIMPKGWYNWGDPNREMTVFYGQYKCTGPGAQYAGRVSWSRELTDEEAKPFISLTFIDGSEWLKF